The following nucleotide sequence is from Ochotona princeps isolate mOchPri1 chromosome 24, mOchPri1.hap1, whole genome shotgun sequence.
ATGGGGGAGCCGGGGGAGCCCGGGGAGCCCGTGAACCCCGTGGACCCTGGAGCTGAGTGCCCACAGGGCTCAGCTGGCCACAGAGTGGTCGTGAAGGAAGGAATGTGGCCAAGCCAGTTATTCATTAGGGCGCAGAAGGGTGCACATGGGTGCTCCGTCGGCTCCTTAGGCCCCTTTCTGGAAGCTCCTATGGGGTGTGGAGATCGGTGGAGGCGTTTTGGGGTGCTTCAGGGGTCCCCAGGGAGGTGGGCAGGCCTGGGAAGGCGGGGCTCACAGGAGGGTGTGGCTTATATGGGGTCCTGGACGGTGAGAGGGCAGGGCTTACATGTGGGTGCAGAActggaaaaggagaaacaagaaGGCCACCACCATGGCGCCCATCAGGATGTGGTGGAAGAACCTGGAACTGGAATCTGCTGGCCAAGGAGGGGGACATGGGCCCGCTGACTCTGCTGGGCCTGACATGTCCATGTCCGGGGTAGCCCACTCCGTGCCCTGGCGAAGTGAGAGGCTGTTCTACAAGGTGGCTCCTACCTGAGGCAACAAAGACAACAGGCTTCTCCCCGATGAACTGGGCCACAGCCAGAAGGCTGTCTCGGTCTGAGTCCGGGTAGTCGA
It contains:
- the C24H16orf92 gene encoding fertilization-influencing membrane protein; the encoded protein is MRLRLWVLVWLWLTRLRAGEAAPRPALAKASTPRAVDPLFVDRPDFFDYPDSDRDSLLAVAQFIGEKPVVFVASDSSSRFFHHILMGAMVVAFLFLLFQFCTHMSFQKGA